A window of Chloroflexi bacterium ADurb.Bin180 genomic DNA:
CACGGTTCGTCGCTGACTTTATCGGCCTCTCTAACTTCCTCCAGGGCCAGGTCGTGGAGGTGAACGGACCGCAGGCCACCATCGACCTGGAGGGGCATCGCCTGATAGTTCCAGCCACAAGCGACGCCCTACCCGGTCAGGACTGGCTCGTGTTTGTTCGCCCCAACGACATCGAGTTGCTGCCTCCCGAAGGCGAGCCGATGGAGAATGAGCTCGATGGCACGGTGGTCAAGTTCACCTACCTGGGCGACCGCATTGACTACCGCGTAACACTGGCTCCTTCACTGGAGTTGCGCGTGCAGACCGACGGCAAGGTGCGCTTCGCCGCCGGGACGAGGGTTCGGGTGCGCCTTCCCCTCGCCCGCTGCCGACCGGTCGCCGACTGATCGACGCACCGCAGTCCAACCGTTCGTCTCGCGTTCGACTGCCGCGTCCTCGCCCTGAGAGGCACACAGGAGCCGCAGCATGGTACGCTATGATGTTGCTTTCATCGGACATTACACCAAGGACACCATCGTCTCCTCAACAGGAACCCGGGTGGTCAATGGTGGTGCCTGCAACTATGGTGCCAACGTCGCCGCCCGGATGGCCTTGCGCACTATGGTGGTCACGCGGCTGGCCCGTGAGGACTGGGGCGTGGTCGAGCGGCTCGAGAGCCTCGGGGTTGATGTCGTCGCGCGAGCCACCCCGCAATCGACCCGCCTGCGACTGGAGTATCCGACAGCAAACGTCGATCAGCGCACCATCTATGTGACGAGCACCGCCGGAGCGTTCACTCCCGAGGAGGTGCAAGGGATCAGCGCCAGATCCTGGCTCATCGGCGCCTCCATGCGTAGCGAACTCGGCCTGGACGTGCTGCGCGCGCTGCGACGCAAGAAAACGCTCCTGGTGGCAGACGTGCAGAGCTTTTTGCGCATCGACCGAGATGGACTGCTGGTGGCTGCTTCCTGGCCAGAGAGAGACCAGGTACTAAGCATGCTAGACATTCTCAAGACCGATGCCGTCGAGGCAGAGCTCCTCACCGGTGAAAGCGACATCCGAGCGGCAGCCAGGATGATCGCCTCCTGGGGACCGGCCGAAGTCGTGCTCACCCATCGCAATGGAGTGCTCGTGTTGGCCGATGAGCATTTCTACGAGGCTGGCTTCGCTCCCCGCGAGCTTGTCGGGCGCAGCGGGCGCGGCGACACCTGCATCGCCAGCTACGTCTGCAAGCGCCTGGTCGCCCCACCTGCTGAGGC
This region includes:
- a CDS encoding pfkB family carbohydrate kinase, which produces MVRYDVAFIGHYTKDTIVSSTGTRVVNGGACNYGANVAARMALRTMVVTRLAREDWGVVERLESLGVDVVARATPQSTRLRLEYPTANVDQRTIYVTSTAGAFTPEEVQGISARSWLIGASMRSELGLDVLRALRRKKTLLVADVQSFLRIDRDGLLVAASWPERDQVLSMLDILKTDAVEAELLTGESDIRAAARMIASWGPAEVVLTHRNGVLVLADEHFYEAGFAPRELVGRSGRGDTCIASYVCKRLVAPPAEATVWAAAVTSLKLEAEGPFQRDLTDVTALIASGSLNAG